A stretch of the Fusarium musae strain F31 chromosome 2, whole genome shotgun sequence genome encodes the following:
- the MPC1 gene encoding pyruvate transporter mpc1: MAALIKAANAKIRSNPVTDYVCSTHFWGPVSNFGIPLAAIMDTQKSPELISGQMTGALIIYAGTFMRYSLAVTPKNYLLFACHFVNAGAQLTQGYRYLNYHYWGGKENMPKEQLAQAAEAAKGKVEKATAKVQNAVSK, encoded by the exons ATGGCTGCTCTGATCAAGGCTGCGAACGCCAAAATCCGGTCAAACCCGGTGACTGACTATGTCTGCTCAACCC ACTTTTGGGGCCCTGTATCCAACTTTGGTATCCCTCTCGCGGCCATTATGGACACGCAGAAGAGCCCTGAATT GATTTCGGGACAGATGACTGGTGCTCTCATCATCTATGCCGGTACTTTCATGCGATACTCATTGGCTGTCACACCTAAGAACTACCTCCTATTTGCCTGCCACTTTGTCAACGCTGGTGCCCAGCTCACCCAAGGATACCGATACCTCAACTACCATTACTGGGGCGGAAAGGAGAACATGCCCAAGGAGCAGCTGGCACAGGCTGccgaggctgccaagggaaaggttgagaaggccaCGGCGAAGGTCCAGAATGCCGTCAGCAAATAA
- a CDS encoding hypothetical protein (BUSCO:EOG09261727) produces MAEQETSRTSHQARNNAPGRSQSEGQGSASRSRGGSGGGRRRGRAGRSRGQRQDDSAQVPEGRGNAPQTGPADAAVAAQTIATPESSGSSRGRRNRRGNRGGSRGQGNQGRGVFSMGPQRTFGGRLTTTEQPTEVAQDASLSADAPAFVPGQPVSQRSAQQQPPSAPRPTGQGRLRNHTRDRKQDRPRQEVPKSTASELWQRIQEDIANWNYECRICTEEVTRKTEVWSCTTCWTVVHLECAHQWKIYATRSTSSIWATVPGLRALLAARVLAEESSIVVYIVARFLVTRKKRSRLIALSLRTLSPIALVAGHRSRISRSSLVSLVKIMFLTVRGFARRSWNADISANPCATLGNVTLAPKRWRLTAAVAESRARQSAMRETSNIPYASRYARLLVTAEDIDAESIVARVKRRHLSVLLSRRSNAWALIRYQLRLSISVSPSADGHLSVVVTFVSNSVTAELAKAVPRLSGKKFRATAARQSCILHNHAERDSHLALTSVSGRLHVDILLLTISAILMMYPARHAHTSFRSDASVERRRFTTSLVICKRLIAESNADRNSPADSIHVKSYVIAPENAEMLRMVASKYAENPSCYVTTHVRVFAMDKLCLASTSNLTPSRPEVRCDEECERLDRNRRLAAALNIDPASHTNDHIPFSDNTLKLYKQMQSWGDAQESQFRVFAANKDEVRLRYEPMKNQSRQFLHLLAEDFGFESKSEDYDIHRSVLVWKSDKFVSAPTKTLAQCVKIRASQAAEAAAAAAIRPPSPPILETEPFNALVLTEPRFGLTIEEVNTALEPDLTSLQGFSFKVDFLNEEVLIKASVSYSAFLTPAPMEKSLEILKPRIEQTIRREKLAESVLLCHSDATGAISRREVPLRAGTGGWSAVAGRAASRPMSSSSTPATEEAKPGRKLLLGLKKKRPQQPEAGKVWAALDGDVEC; encoded by the exons atggccgagCAAGAGACCAGCCGTACATCTCATCAGGCACGAAATAATGCCCCAGGTCGGTCTCAAAGTGAGGGCCAGGGTTCAGCATCACGTTCTCGGGGAGGTTCAGGTGGAGGACGCCGCAGGGGAAGGGCAGGACGGAGTCGTGGCCAGCGACAGGATGATTCAGCACAAGTTCCCGAGGGTCGCGGAAATGCCCCTCAGACAGGGCCTGCCGATGCCGCTGTCGCTGCACAAACCATAGCCACCCCCGAAAGCTCAGGGTCTTCTAGAGGCAGAAGAAACCGGCGAGGTAATCGAGGTGGTTCTCGAGGGCAAGGAAACCAAGGGAGAGGCGTGTTCTCCATGGGACCGCAGCGTACTTTTGGTGGACGCTTGACTACAACTGAGCAACCAACAGAGGTTGCTCAAGATGCATCTTTGAGTGCAGACGCCCCCGCATTCGTGCCTGGACAGCCTGTGTCCCAGAGGAG TGCCCAACAGCAACCACCAAGCGCACCTCGGCCCACAGGCCAAGGACGCTTAAGAAACCATACCAGGGACCGCAAGCAGGACAGGCCCCGCCAAGAGGTTCCCAAGTCAACTGCCTCTGAATTATGGCAACGGATTCAGGAAGACATCGCCAACTGGAACTATGAGTGCCGTATCTGCACCGAAGAAGTTACTCGAAAAACTGAGGTCTGGTCGTGCACTACCTGCTGGACCGTCGTTCATCTTGAATGTGCCCACCAATG GAAGATATATGCGACTCGTTCGACCTCTTCGATCTGGGCAACAGTTCCTGGTTTGAGGGCTCTTTTAGCTGCGAGAGTGCTTGCGGAAGAGTCTTCGATTGTGGTGTACATCGTTGCCAGGTTTCTTGTCACCCGCAAGAAGAGGTCTCGGCTCATTGCCCTTTCTCTCCGGACGTTGTCACCCATTGCCCTTGTGGCAGGACACCGCTCAAGGATCTCACGGAGCAGCCTCGTCAGTCTTGTGAAGATAATGTTCCTCACTGTAAGAGGATTtgcgagaagaagctggaatGCGGACATCTCTGCCAATCCTTGTGCCACACTGGGGAATGTGACCCTTGCACCCAAACGATGGAGATTGACTGCCGCTGTGGCCGAGTCACGGGCGAGACAGTCTGCCATGAGGGAAACATCCAACATCCCCTATGCTTCAAGATATGCCAGGCTACTCGTAACTGCGGAAGACATCGATGCGGAGAGCATTGTTGCCCGGGTGAAAAGAAGGCATCTCAGCGTATTGctcagcagaagaagcaacGCCTGGGCCCTGATTCGCTACcagttgaggctgagcaTATCTGTGTCGCCGTCTGCGGACGGCCACTTAAGTGTGGTAGTCACTTTTGTGAGCAACTCTGTCACCGCGGAGCTTGCCAAAGCTGTCCCGAGGCTATCTGGGAAGAAGTTTCGTGCAACTGCGGCCAGACAGTCTTGCATCCTCCACAACCATGCGGAACGAGACAGCCATCTTGCACTAACCAGTGTCAGCGGCAGACTGCATGTGGACATCCTTCTGTTGACCATCAGTGCCATCCTGATGATGTATCCTGCCCGCCATGCACATACCTCGTTCAGAAGCGATGCATCTGTGGAAAGACGACGTTTCACAACAAGCCTTGTCATTTGCAAGAGGCTCATTGCGGAGAGCAATGCGGACAGAAACTCTCCTGCGGACTCCATACATGTAAAAAGCTATGTCATCGCCCCGGAGAATGCGGAGATGCTCAGAATGGTTGCGAGCAAATATGCGGAAAACCCAAGCTGCTATGTAACCACCCATGTCAGAGTGTTTGCCATGGACAAACTC TGCCTAGCAAGTACGAGCAACCTTACTCCGAGTCGGCCAGAGGTTCGATGTGATGAGGAGTGCGAACGACTTGACCGCAACCGTCGCCTGGCCGCAGCTCTTAATATCGATCCTGCTTCTCACACCAACGACCATATTCCCTTCTCGGATAATACTCTGAAGCTTTATAAACAGATGCAATCATGGGGAGATGCTCAGGAGAGCCAGTTCCGAGTATTTGCTGCTAACAAAGACGAAGTTCGTCTACGATATGAGCCCATGAAGAACCAGTCACGCCAATTTCTTCACTTGCTCGCCGAGGACTTCGGCTTCGAGAGTAAGAGCGAGGACTACGACATTCACCGGTCTGTTCTTGTGTGGAAATCAGATAAGTTTGTTTCAGCCCCGACGAAGACACTTGCGCAGTGTGTCAAGATCCGAGCATCTCAAGCTGCCGAAGCtgcggctgcggctgcgATTCGACCTCCAAGTCCCCCCATTCTCGAGACTGAGCCTTTCAATGCCCTGGTACTTACGGAGCCTCGCTTCGGTCTGACCATCGAGGAAGTAAACACTGCTCTCGAACCGGATCTCACATCCCTGCAAGGCTTCAGTTTCAAGGTTGATTTTCTGAATGAGGAAGTTCTCATCAAAGCTTCAGTCTCATATTCCGCATTTCTCACACCCGCACCCATGGAAAAGAGCCTAGAAATCCTCAAACCTCGGATCGAGCAGACTATCCGACGTGAAAAGCTCGCTGAAAGCGTCTTGCTCTGTCACTCAGATGCTACCGGTGCAATTTCTCGGCGAGAGGTACCCCTCCGAGCCGGCACTGGAGGATGGAGTGCCGTAGCTGGACGCGCGGCTTCTAGGCCAATGTCCTCGTCTTCTACTCCTGCAACTGAAGAGGCAAAGCCCGGGCGCAAACTACTCCTAGgactcaagaagaagaggccgcAACAACCGGAGGCGGGAAAGGTCTGGGCTGCTCTTGATGGGGACGTTGAATGCTAA
- a CDS encoding hypothetical protein (MEROPS:MER0017242), with product MSSSNSPTSQSSNSYVEQTVSVLSSVASYMRLPALASTGLAAVLTSLLYFKQKALIYPSNIPANSRSDVPKPSDFGISNFEELYIPTDDGEKLSAFYIRGPRGHKNSNITILMFHGNAGNIGHRLPIARMIINYIGCNVFMLEYRGYGSSTGQPDESGLNVDAQTGLNYLRQRAETRDHKLMVYGQSLGGAVAIKLVSKNQEAGDIAGLILENTFLSIRKLIPSVVPPAKYLTLLCHQVWPSESVLPNITKVPTLFISGLQDEIVPPKHMKQLYDLSAAPTKRWKPLPGGDHNSSVLEEGYFEAMSDFIAEVTGDTPQEKTRL from the exons ATGTCCAGCTCCAActctccaacatctcaaTCCTCCAACAGCTACGTCGAGCAGACCGTCTCGGTATTGAGCTCGGTCGCCAGCTATATGCGTCTGCCCGCGCTGGCTTCAACG GGTCTCGCCGCCGTCCTCACAtcattactttactttaaacAAAA GGCTCTCATTTACCCGAGCAACATTCCCGCAAATTCTCGCTCAGACGTTCCCAAGCCTTCAGACTTTGGCATCTCAAATTTCGAAGAACTTTACATCCCAACCGACGATGGCGAGAAGCTCTCAGCCTTCTACATCCGTGGCCCTCGCGGCCACAAGAACTcaaacatcaccatcttgaTGTTTCATGGCAATGCTGGCAATATCGGCCATCGGTTACCTATCGCTCGGATGATCATAAACTACATTGGTTGCAACGTTTTTATGCTCGAGTATAGAGGCTACGGTTCCTCAACAGGCCAGCCCGACGAGTCGGGTCTCAATGTTGACGCGCAGACTGGGCTCAACTATCTGCGGCAGCGGGCCGAGACACGCGATCACAAGCTCATGGTTTACGGTCAGAGTCTGGGCGGTGCCGTCGCTATCAAGCTTGTCTCCAAGAACCAGGAAGCGGGTGATATCGCTGGTCTGATCTTGGAGAACACCTTCCTCTCCATCCGAAAGCTGATCCCTTCCGTTGTGCCCCCTGCCAAATACCTTACCCTGCTATGCCACCAAGTCTGGCCCAGTGAGTCGGTTCTCCCCAACATCACAAAGGTGCCCACGCTTTTCATCAGTGGCTTGCAGGATGAGATTGTTCC GCCAAAACACATGAAACAGCTGTATGACCTCTCCGCCGCCCCCACCAAGCGATGGAAGCCTCTTCCGGGTGGTGACCATAACTCAAGCGTCCTGGAAGAAGGTTACTTTGAAGCCATGTCAGATTTCATCGCTGAGGTAACGGGTGATACACCACAAGAAAAGACACGTTTGTAG
- a CDS encoding hypothetical protein (EggNog:ENOG41) encodes MLSPPLVFLKYPSTPPRRIERACGDVLTKKKLDPHRNRCRGATFTCIDCMVYFPGVQYRSHTSCMTEDQKYQGALYKDKKNKKQKHSHPNDNQQHYTQDQAMTEVQTLPNNTGNMSHYAYVEDVPEDQFGWAEYEESSDDESPNGPPPEAPTPPSAAPEPHVDVFEFLVGTGQTPNASNMNLDAEPGNSLVRYEPKDKGDEYGFMDDDDEPAVEYGSGPVPAAEFVAPASKSERRKSRTSTEKKDKKRKRLHIDVPSDQVMTDAPPVLHSGLTGGINRMMRPVFPPSPDYSGGDAPEISPASPLKKSKHSKHSKHSKHASTGHSLFGMIAGSKPKSKSKTKTKSSSKTKKSSSSSKKSHKEKKPQQLIEYRPQSKDGKTDPSAGQVVLYKPRADVFLSFVDKGPESEKGVSLNRVLKRFHREREATGSELGKGKEEKELWRSLRLRQNEQGEIVLFSVE; translated from the exons ATGCTCTCGCCTCCCCTTGTATTCCTCAAATATCCCAGTACACCACCCCGCCGCATCGAACGA GCCTGCGGCGACGTTCttaccaagaagaagcttgatccTCATCGTAACCGCTGTCGCGGCGCTACCTTCACCTGCATTGATTGTATGGTGTATTTCCCTGGTGTCCAATACCGATCACATACC AGTTGTATGACCGAAGATCAGAAGTACCAAGGTGCGCTCTataaggacaagaagaacaagaaacagaaacacAGCCACCCCAACGATAACCAGCAACATTACACCCAAGACCAAGCCATGACTGAAGTTCAAACTCTCCCCAACAACACTGGTAACATGAGCCACTACGCCTACGTTGAAGACGTCCCTGAGGATCAGTTCGGCTGGGCCGAGTACGAAGAAAGCAGTGACGATGAATCGCCAAACGGCCCGCCCCCAGAGGCTCCTACGCCTCCTTCTGCTGCCCCGGAGCCACATGTGGATGTATTTGAATTCCTCGTTGGAACTGGACAAACACCCAATGCTTCCAACATGAATCTCGACGCGGAGCCAGGCAACTCACTGGTACGATACGAacccaaggacaagggtGACGAATACGGCTtcatggatgatgacgatgaaccTGCAGTCGAATATGGAAGTGGCCCCGTGCCAGCCGCCGAATTTGTTGCACCCGCTTCAAAATCCGAAAGACGCAAAAGCCGGACCAGCACTgagaagaaagacaagaagcgcaagcgatTACATATCGATGTTCCTAGTGACCAAGTTATGACGGATGCCCCACCGGTTCTTCACTCAGGACTCACTGGCGGCATCAACCGAATGATGCGCCCTGTATTCCCCCCGTCCCCTGATTACTCTGGCGGTGACGCTCCGGAAATTTCCCCCGCGAGCCCtctgaagaagtcaaagCACTCTAAACATTCTAAGCACTCGAAGCATGCCTCTACTGGTCATAGCCTCTTTGGCATGATTGCCGGCAGCAAgcccaagtccaagtccaagacgaAAACCAAGTCGTcaagcaagaccaagaagagttcttcctcttccaagAAGTCCcataaagagaagaagcctcaGCAGCTCATCGAGTATCGCCCTCAGAGCAAAGATGGCAAAACAGACCCCAGCGCTGGACAAGTCGTCCTCTACAAGCCTCGAGCCGATGTCTTCCTCAGCTTTGTCGACAAGGGTCCTGAGAGTGAGAAGGGCGTCAGCTTAAACAGGGTTCTCAAGCGTTTCCACCGAGAACGTGAGGCTACTGGCAGCGAGTTGGGTAAGggcaaggaagagaaagaactcTGGAGATCCCTCCGACTTCGACAGAATGAACAAGGAGAGATCGTCCTGTTCTCTGTTGAGTGA
- a CDS encoding hypothetical protein (EggNog:ENOG41~BUSCO:EOG092635ST), with protein MSSSSSASSSSASPYPFATAPDIIRSHQKDAYFTGHLTQILSDLHRRLRGARLTHACAPEIQTLATLAYFTLTTIPGNRTLGEEYCDLVQIDARDGQLPAIGRRAGYVAASILLPYIAARILPGLRARLRNLLQRRLEGLRKRDNGSATGREARMWSYLDQHLGSFTSGAPFKAVILALFYFSGTYYQLSKRLLSLRYVFTRTVPDTPDRAGYELLGVLLVIQLAVQGYTHVRSTITESAARERAAFGASDDISLNHDGAYNGDNNLLLPTGASSSKAKVDIFAATHTPAAAVPRIQLTDGKAMGYIKGGQQRKCTLCLEEMRDPSATQCGHVFCWECIGDWVREKPECPLCRREAMAQHILPLRVM; from the coding sequence atgtcctcctcctcttcagcatcgtcctcatcagcatcaccatATCCCTTTGCCACCGCCCCCGACATCATCCGCTCTCACCAAAAGGATGCATACTTCACCGGCCACCTCACGCAGATCCTGAGCGATCTGCATCGTCGCCTTCGCGGTGCCCGTCTCACACACGCCTGCGCACCCGAGATTCAGACCCTGGCAACGCTCGCCTACTTTACTCTCACTACAATTCCCGGCAACCGAACCCTAGGTGAGGAGTATTGCGATCTTGTGCAGATAGATGCGCGCGATGGTCAACTTCCTGCTATCGGCCGTCGCGCAGGCTACGTAGCTGCCAGCATTCTTCTCCCCTATATCGCGGCCCGGATTCTCCCTGGACTACGCGCTCGGTTGCGCAACCTTCTACAGCGCCGGTTAGAGGGCCTTCGCAAACGAGATAACGGCTCGGCGACAGGGCGCGAAGCGCGCATGTGGTCTTACCTAGACCAGCATCTGGGCTCTTTCACATCAGGCGCTCCTTTCAAGGCCGTTATTCTAGCCCTTTTCTACTTCAGTGGTACATATTATCAGCTGTCCAAGAGGCTTCTTTCCCTGCGATACGTTTTCACACGTACCGTTCCTGATACACCCGATCGTGCAGGATACGAACTCCTAGGTGTACTGCTAGTCATTCAACTTGCGGTCCAGGGCTATACCCATGTTCGATCTACAATTACCGAGTCAGCAGCTCGCGAACGCGCTGCTTTTGGGGCTTCTGATGATATCTCTTTGAATCATGACGGAGCCTACAATGGCGATAACAACCTATTGCTACCCACAGGggcttcaagctcaaaggCTAAAGTCGACATCTTTGCTGCCACACACACCCCAGCAGCAGCTGTACCACGTATTCAATTGACTGATGGCAAGGCCATGGGCTACATCAAGGGTGGACAACAAAGAAAGTGCACACTGTGCTtggaagagatgagagatCCCTCAGCGACACAATGCGGTCATGTCTTCTGTTGGGAGTGTATAGGAGACTGGGTGAGGGAAAAACCCGAATGCCCTTTATGTCGACGTGAAGCCATGGCTCAACACATCTTACCACTACGTGTGATGTAA